A stretch of the Oxyura jamaicensis isolate SHBP4307 breed ruddy duck chromosome 4, BPBGC_Ojam_1.0, whole genome shotgun sequence genome encodes the following:
- the LOC118165830 gene encoding translation initiation factor IF-2-like: MTSQLQTVTPETARFPAPQPPPRPLPPPGHGGLPGPARTPAAYASPGPAPPARARTRLGPRVRTEEEEEEGAEGRRRPRSAAARTGERPSGGRGRPGGLAGHAERSIPPPTHSFPPSSPRRRVRHLLPPRAHPRPQPGPHPLLSLQTPPAAPCGGWRRRVEGRRGSARPRHGPHSGRSRRMEGRGQAGARGQARGERAARPRRDGAGGGSAAAGARGPLPPPHPCPRLRRANAAARAPSPSNRAQPPPLRAPGSSRRPARSRRQRTRR, from the exons ATGACATCTCAGTTGCAAACTGTAACGCCAGAAACA GCGCGTTTCCCGGCCCCGCAACCCCCGCCCAGGCCCCTTCCGCCGCCAGGCCACGGCGGTCTCCCGGGCCCCGCCCGCACTCCCGCGGCGTACGCGTCTCCaggccccgcgccccccgcccgggCACGCACCCGGCTCGGGCCGCGCGTGcggacagaggaggaggaggaggaaggagcagaaggaaggaggaggccGCGCTCGGCCGCGGCCCGGACCGGAGAGCGCCCGTCGGGCGGCAGGGGGCGTCCCGGCGGCCTCGCGGGTCACGCAGAGCGGAGCATCCCTCCCCCCACACACTCTTTCCCTCCCTCGTCGCCGCGCCGCCGCGTCCGGCACCTGCTGCCGCCCCGCGCCCACCCCCGACCGCAACCGGGGCCTCACCCGCTGTTGTCGCTGCAGACGCCGCCCGCGGCTCCCTGCGGCGGCTGGCGGCGGAGAGTCGAGGGGCGGCGGGGCTCGGCGCGGCCGCGGCACGGGCCCCACTCCGGCCGCTCCCGCCGCATGGAGGGGAGAGGGCAGGCTGGAGCGAGGGGACAGGCGCGGGGGGAGCGGGCAGCGAGGCCCAGGCGGGacggggcgggagggggctCAGCGGCGGCGGGAGCGCGGGGGCCGCTGCCTCCGCCTCATCCCTGCCCGCGCCTCCGCCGGGCCAACGCCGCTGCCCGGGCGCCGTCGCCTAGCAACCGCGCCCAGCCCCCGCCGCTGCGGGCGCCCGGCTCCTCACGGCGCCCCGCGCGCTCCCG GCGGCAGCGCACGCGCCGTTGA